The Eubacteriaceae bacterium Marseille-Q4139 genome has a window encoding:
- a CDS encoding amidohydrolase family protein, whose protein sequence is MGIIDFRMRPLYGGYQAMEKNGTVDRFLSGLNCEKTASMKEKSLKLLVKEMDEAGVELAVVPGRQSKGTFISNEELFEIGRAYPGRFEIFPLYTPENPEESLKEIRTYIDTEGIKGVSIEPGFGNSLLFDDEAYEPLYQLLEEQEMILMATFSGSITPVLDPSLPGRFQKIAKNHPGMKAVAGHGGWPWVREMVCAAFFAENIYLAPDLYSVNCPGWQDWRDAAAGLARDKILFGSSYPLCSVSRAVENVKEWGLFPEDERKIFRENGAGLLGLK, encoded by the coding sequence ATGGGAATCATCGATTTTCGCATGAGGCCGTTATACGGCGGGTATCAGGCCATGGAAAAAAACGGAACCGTTGACCGGTTCCTTTCCGGCCTGAATTGCGAGAAGACGGCTTCCATGAAGGAAAAGTCCCTAAAGCTTCTTGTAAAGGAGATGGATGAGGCCGGCGTGGAGCTGGCCGTAGTGCCGGGACGCCAGTCCAAAGGCACCTTTATTTCCAATGAAGAGTTGTTTGAAATAGGGAGGGCGTATCCCGGCCGGTTCGAGATTTTCCCGCTTTATACGCCGGAAAATCCCGAGGAAAGCCTGAAGGAAATCCGGACATACATAGACACGGAAGGGATCAAAGGCGTGTCCATCGAGCCGGGCTTCGGAAACAGCCTGCTCTTTGATGACGAGGCATACGAGCCTCTTTACCAGCTTTTGGAGGAGCAGGAGATGATCCTCATGGCGACCTTCAGCGGCTCGATTACGCCGGTGCTGGATCCGTCCCTTCCTGGCAGGTTCCAGAAAATCGCAAAAAACCATCCCGGCATGAAGGCCGTGGCCGGCCACGGCGGCTGGCCCTGGGTACGGGAGATGGTATGCGCCGCGTTTTTTGCGGAGAACATTTATCTGGCGCCGGATCTTTACAGCGTGAACTGCCCCGGCTGGCAGGACTGGAGAGACGCGGCCGCCGGCCTCGCCCGGGATAAGATCCTTTTTGGTTCCTCTTATCCGCTTTGCAGCGTATCCCGTGCCGTGGAAAACGTAAAGGAGTGGGGCCTTTTCCCGGAGGACGAGAGGAAAATCTTCCGGGAAAACGGCGCCGGGCTTTTAGGACTGAAATAA